Proteins encoded in a region of the Neodiprion virginianus isolate iyNeoVirg1 chromosome 2, iyNeoVirg1.1, whole genome shotgun sequence genome:
- the LOC124298213 gene encoding histone deacetylase 4 isoform X5 codes for MQCEVDFRTNRMSSDHPPPPPPPPPLTLPPPPPTTTTTTTTMTIAVEEDVGYRSVEISSAFAHIPQKDMARDTPGAPMSRPRDLASAGTTTTTVTSGAFHAAAPDSAALHGHALQQKILQHHQLQQQILRQQYHAQERQLAQLHEQQMHQLRLWEQQKQLEEQREKREKERLEALRKKDKHDHSAIASTEVKQRLQSFIVNKKQREAAAAANGAVPGTPGYRSWLQPQSESSSTTNASHPYRMPQMLQEKFGDDFPLRKTASEPNLLKLRLKQRVMERNMAAPRNSPLTRRKDRLLSHLKRKSLLANSGSNPESGPNSPPTVNNSQASPTAGSNTPIQEEGENPAYGGPLTSSSQQGSLSDLSLFSSPSMPNISLGRPHVPSSSASATKLAPVSEAEVRAAFTARLGMPLTGQMLPGTLPFYPSLTVIEGEPTYIHKQIQNHEQNRQHQVYHGAPITDTQVAHARLHKAGHRPLGSRTQSAPLPLGHPMLQGGIIAPPNHYEEYLAEKQLHDQQQAHIFLKQQIRQTVLTRVGSRGQSNQLDEAPESEESEVIDLTGKKDLSEESEISKQQREREQFLQQQRDLMMRHTLQVNESPAYAGSRSSHSARPLSRALSSPLVHLGPQGAGGDVFARGSPHRPTTGLAYDPLMLKHACVCGETVRGHPEHGGRLQSVWARLSETALLQRCDRVRSRKATLEEIQTCHSEAHALLFGTNPLNRQKLDMSKLSQLPIKSFVRLPCGGVGVDSDTTWNEFHTAPAARMAVGCVVDLAFKTAMGDIKNGFAVVRPPGHHAETNQAMGFCFFNSVAIATRLLQQKLDTRKILILDWDVHHGNGTQQMFYDDPRVLYMSIHRHDEGNFFPGTGGPTECGVGEGLGCNVNIAWSGGLNPPMGDAEYLAAFRTVVMPIAKDFDPDIVIVSAGFDAAIGHAAPLGGYKVSPACFGRMTQELLTLADGKVVLALEGGYDLAAICDSAQECVRALLGDEPTPLREEELTRAPCQNAIDTLQKTIAIQMSHWPCVKLAAHTVGMSVIESSQKERDETDTVSAMASLSMQQPTNLTTTPEHSREVSEEPMEQDEAK; via the exons ACATGGCCAGGGACACGCCGGGGGCCCCAATGTCGAGGCCTAGGGATCTAGCATCGGCCGGAACTACGACAACCACGGTTACTTCCGGGGCTTTCCACGCGGCTGCTCCTGACTCGGCGGCCCTTCACGGACACGCGCTTCAGCAGAAGATACTTCAG CATCATCAGCTCCAGCAGCAGATCCTACGGCAACAGTATCACGCTCAGGAACGTCAGCTGGCCCAACTCCACGAGCAGCAAATGCACCAACTTAGG CTTTGGGAGCAGCAAAAACAGCTCGAGGAGCAACGGGAGAAGAGGGAAAAGGAGAGGCTGGAAGCTCTGAGGAAAAAGGACAAGCATGACCATAGCGCCATAGCGTCGACTGAGGTCAAGCAGCGGCTGCAG AGTTTCATCGTGAACAAGAAACAAAGAGAAGCTGCAGCCGCTGCAAATGGCGCAGTTCCAGGCACACCCGGATACAGAAGCTG GTTGCAGCCCCAATCGGAATCGTCGAGCACTACAAACGCTTCGCATCCCTACAGAATGCCGCAAATGTTGCAAGAGAAATTTGGCGATGATTTCCCGTTACGGAAAACAG CCTCGGAGCCAAACCTGCTCAAGCTGCGACTTAAGCAACGTGTCATGGAAAGGAACATGGCTGCGCCAAGAAATTCACCGCTGACCCGGCGTAAGGATCGCCTCCTGTCCCATCTCAAGCGGAAATCCCTCTTAGCAA ATTCTGGTAGCAATCCTGAATCCGGGCCTAATTCACCACCGACAGTAAACAACTCGCAGGCAAGTCCTACCGCAGGCAGCAATACTCCAATACAAGAG GAGGGCGAAAACCCAGCTTACGGTGGTCCGTTGACAAGTAGTAGTCAACAGGGAAGTTTATCGGACCTTTCCTTATTCAGTTCACCGTCCATGCCTAACATATCATTGGGCAGACCTCATGTTCCATCCAGCTCAGCA AGTGCGACAAAATTGGCACCAGTCTCAGAAGCGGAAGTACGGGCAGCGTTCACTGCTCGTCTTGGTATGCCATTGACTGGACAGATGTTGCCTGGTACCTTGCCCTTCTATCCATCGTTGACCGTAATCGAAGGTGAACCCACGTATATTCACAAGCAGATACAAAATCATGAACAAAATCGTCAACATCAGGTTTATCACGGAGCACCTATAACAGATACTCAAGTAGCACACGCAAGACTGCATAAGGCTGGTCACCGGCCTTTAGGTA GTAGGACTCAATCGGCTCCCTTGCCACTTGGGCATCCGATGCTTCAAGGTGGAATAATAGCACCACCAAATCACTATGAAGAGTACCTTGCGGAGAAACAACTTCATGACCAACAACAAgctcatatttttttaaaacagcaGATTCGTCAAACCGTCCTAACCCGAGTTGGATCCAGAGGTCAATCGAACCAGCTTGACGAAGCACCGGAGAGTGAGGAATCCGAAGTTATAGATCTAACTGGCAAGAAAGATTTGTCAGAGGAAagtgaaatttcgaaacaGCAAAGGGAAAGAGAACAGTTTTTACAACAGCAACGAGACTTAATGATGCGCCATACTCTTCAAGTTAATGAATCTCCGGCTTATGCGGGAAGCCGATCCTCACACTCAGCGAGGCCCTTGTCAAGAGCGCTTTCTAGTCCGTTGGTGCATTTAG GGCCTCAGGGTGCTGGGGGAGATGTCTTTGCTCGGGGATCACCACATCGGCCGACTACAGGTCTTGCCTACGACCCGCTGATGCTGAAGCACGCTTGTGTTTGCGGCGAAACAGTCAGGGGTCATCCTGAGCACGGTGGACGATTGCAAAGTGTATGGGCTAGACTTTCAGAAACAGCATTGTTACAACGTTGCGATCGCGTTCGATCGCGCAAGGCCACCCTTGAGGAAATACAAACTTGCCACAGTGAAGCGCATGCGCTTTTATTTG GTACAAATCCGCTGAATAGGCAGAAACTCGATATGTCGAAGCTCTCTCAATTACCAATTAAGAGTTTTGTCCGACTTCCATGCGGCGGTGTAGGAGTTGATTCAGACACAACGTGGAATGAATTTCACACAGCTCCAGCGGCACGTATGGCTGTCGGATGTGTTGTGGACTTAGCATTTAAAACTGCAATGGGCGATATTAAGAATGGTTTCGCAGTTGTCAGACCACCTGGTCATCACGCTGAGACAAATCAGGCTATGGGATTCTGCTTCTTCAATTCCGTAGCCATCGCGACGAGATTACTACAACAAAAGCTTGACACGCGGAAAATATTGATCTTAGATTGG GATGTTCACCACGGAAACGGAACCCAGCAAATGTTCTACGATGACCCTCGTGTTTTGTACATGTCTATTCATAGACACGATGAGGGTAATTTCTTCCCAGGAACAGGAGGTCCCACAGAATGCGGTGTAGGTGAAGGACTTGGCTGCAATGTCAACATAGCCTGGTCTGGTGGCTTAAACCCACCGATGGGGGATGCCGAGTACTTGGCTGCGTTTCGTACTGTTGTAATGCCTATTGCCAAGGACTTTGATCCTGATATAGTCATTGTCTCGGCGGGTTTTGACGCAGCTATAGGTCATGCCGCACCCTTAGGAGGGTACAAAGTTAGCCCTGCGTGCTTTGGAAGAATGACGCAAGAACTGCTAACCTTAGCTGATGGAAAAGTTGTACTGGCTCTCGAGGGAGGCTATGATTTAGCTGCTATATGCGACTCTGCACAGGAATGCGTCAGAGCCCTACTTGGTGATGAACCGACGCCGCTTCGTGAAGAGGAATTGACACGAGCGCCGTGCCAAAACGCTATTGACACATTGCAAAAGACCATAGCAATTCAA ATGTCGCATTGGCCGTGTGTCAAATTGGCCGCACACACGGTGGGGATGAGTGTGATTGAGTCAAGTCAAAAAGAGCGTGACGAAACCGACACAGTTTCCGCAATGGCCTCTCTTTCTATGCAGCAGCCGACCAATCTCAC GACTACACCAGAACATTCCCGCGAGGTCTCCGAAGAACCAATGGAGCAGGATGAAGCTAAGTGA
- the LOC124298213 gene encoding histone deacetylase 4 isoform X7 — translation MYDVLFLPDSLRRVVRILLILIGRGCGILRNLFTLSRIIINVGYRSVEISSAFAHIPQKDMARDTPGAPMSRPRDLASAGTTTTTVTSGAFHAAAPDSAALHGHALQQKILQLQQHHQLQQQILRQQYHAQERQLAQLHEQQMHQLRLWEQQKQLEEQREKREKERLEALRKKDKHDHSAIASTEVKQRLQSFIVNKKQREAAAAANGAVPGTPGYRSWLQPQSESSSTTNASHPYRMPQMLQEKFGDDFPLRKTASEPNLLKLRLKQRVMERNMAAPRNSPLTRRKDRLLSHLKRKSLLANSGSNPESGPNSPPTVNNSQASPTAGSNTPIQEEGENPAYGGPLTSSSQQGSLSDLSLFSSPSMPNISLGRPHVPSSSASATKLAPVSEAEVRAAFTARLGMPLTGQMLPGTLPFYPSLTVIEGEPTYIHKQIQNHEQNRQHQVYHGAPITDTQVAHARLHKAGHRPLGSRTQSAPLPLGHPMLQGGIIAPPNHYEEYLAEKQLHDQQQAHIFLKQQIRQTVLTRVGSRGQSNQLDEAPESEESEVIDLTGKKDLSEESEISKQQREREQFLQQQRDLMMRHTLQVNESPAYAGSRSSHSARPLSRALSSPLVHLGPQGAGGDVFARGSPHRPTTGLAYDPLMLKHACVCGETVRGHPEHGGRLQSVWARLSETALLQRCDRVRSRKATLEEIQTCHSEAHALLFGTNPLNRQKLDMSKLSQLPIKSFVRLPCGGVGVDSDTTWNEFHTAPAARMAVGCVVDLAFKTAMGDIKNGFAVVRPPGHHAETNQAMGFCFFNSVAIATRLLQQKLDTRKILILDWDVHHGNGTQQMFYDDPRVLYMSIHRHDEGNFFPGTGGPTECGVGEGLGCNVNIAWSGGLNPPMGDAEYLAAFRTVVMPIAKDFDPDIVIVSAGFDAAIGHAAPLGGYKVSPACFGRMTQELLTLADGKVVLALEGGYDLAAICDSAQECVRALLGDEPTPLREEELTRAPCQNAIDTLQKTIAIQMSHWPCVKLAAHTVGMSVIESSQKERDETDTVSAMASLSMQQPTNLTTTPEHSREVSEEPMEQDEAK, via the exons ACATGGCCAGGGACACGCCGGGGGCCCCAATGTCGAGGCCTAGGGATCTAGCATCGGCCGGAACTACGACAACCACGGTTACTTCCGGGGCTTTCCACGCGGCTGCTCCTGACTCGGCGGCCCTTCACGGACACGCGCTTCAGCAGAAGATACTTCAG CTACAGCAGCATCATCAGCTCCAGCAGCAGATCCTACGGCAACAGTATCACGCTCAGGAACGTCAGCTGGCCCAACTCCACGAGCAGCAAATGCACCAACTTAGG CTTTGGGAGCAGCAAAAACAGCTCGAGGAGCAACGGGAGAAGAGGGAAAAGGAGAGGCTGGAAGCTCTGAGGAAAAAGGACAAGCATGACCATAGCGCCATAGCGTCGACTGAGGTCAAGCAGCGGCTGCAG AGTTTCATCGTGAACAAGAAACAAAGAGAAGCTGCAGCCGCTGCAAATGGCGCAGTTCCAGGCACACCCGGATACAGAAGCTG GTTGCAGCCCCAATCGGAATCGTCGAGCACTACAAACGCTTCGCATCCCTACAGAATGCCGCAAATGTTGCAAGAGAAATTTGGCGATGATTTCCCGTTACGGAAAACAG CCTCGGAGCCAAACCTGCTCAAGCTGCGACTTAAGCAACGTGTCATGGAAAGGAACATGGCTGCGCCAAGAAATTCACCGCTGACCCGGCGTAAGGATCGCCTCCTGTCCCATCTCAAGCGGAAATCCCTCTTAGCAA ATTCTGGTAGCAATCCTGAATCCGGGCCTAATTCACCACCGACAGTAAACAACTCGCAGGCAAGTCCTACCGCAGGCAGCAATACTCCAATACAAGAG GAGGGCGAAAACCCAGCTTACGGTGGTCCGTTGACAAGTAGTAGTCAACAGGGAAGTTTATCGGACCTTTCCTTATTCAGTTCACCGTCCATGCCTAACATATCATTGGGCAGACCTCATGTTCCATCCAGCTCAGCA AGTGCGACAAAATTGGCACCAGTCTCAGAAGCGGAAGTACGGGCAGCGTTCACTGCTCGTCTTGGTATGCCATTGACTGGACAGATGTTGCCTGGTACCTTGCCCTTCTATCCATCGTTGACCGTAATCGAAGGTGAACCCACGTATATTCACAAGCAGATACAAAATCATGAACAAAATCGTCAACATCAGGTTTATCACGGAGCACCTATAACAGATACTCAAGTAGCACACGCAAGACTGCATAAGGCTGGTCACCGGCCTTTAGGTA GTAGGACTCAATCGGCTCCCTTGCCACTTGGGCATCCGATGCTTCAAGGTGGAATAATAGCACCACCAAATCACTATGAAGAGTACCTTGCGGAGAAACAACTTCATGACCAACAACAAgctcatatttttttaaaacagcaGATTCGTCAAACCGTCCTAACCCGAGTTGGATCCAGAGGTCAATCGAACCAGCTTGACGAAGCACCGGAGAGTGAGGAATCCGAAGTTATAGATCTAACTGGCAAGAAAGATTTGTCAGAGGAAagtgaaatttcgaaacaGCAAAGGGAAAGAGAACAGTTTTTACAACAGCAACGAGACTTAATGATGCGCCATACTCTTCAAGTTAATGAATCTCCGGCTTATGCGGGAAGCCGATCCTCACACTCAGCGAGGCCCTTGTCAAGAGCGCTTTCTAGTCCGTTGGTGCATTTAG GGCCTCAGGGTGCTGGGGGAGATGTCTTTGCTCGGGGATCACCACATCGGCCGACTACAGGTCTTGCCTACGACCCGCTGATGCTGAAGCACGCTTGTGTTTGCGGCGAAACAGTCAGGGGTCATCCTGAGCACGGTGGACGATTGCAAAGTGTATGGGCTAGACTTTCAGAAACAGCATTGTTACAACGTTGCGATCGCGTTCGATCGCGCAAGGCCACCCTTGAGGAAATACAAACTTGCCACAGTGAAGCGCATGCGCTTTTATTTG GTACAAATCCGCTGAATAGGCAGAAACTCGATATGTCGAAGCTCTCTCAATTACCAATTAAGAGTTTTGTCCGACTTCCATGCGGCGGTGTAGGAGTTGATTCAGACACAACGTGGAATGAATTTCACACAGCTCCAGCGGCACGTATGGCTGTCGGATGTGTTGTGGACTTAGCATTTAAAACTGCAATGGGCGATATTAAGAATGGTTTCGCAGTTGTCAGACCACCTGGTCATCACGCTGAGACAAATCAGGCTATGGGATTCTGCTTCTTCAATTCCGTAGCCATCGCGACGAGATTACTACAACAAAAGCTTGACACGCGGAAAATATTGATCTTAGATTGG GATGTTCACCACGGAAACGGAACCCAGCAAATGTTCTACGATGACCCTCGTGTTTTGTACATGTCTATTCATAGACACGATGAGGGTAATTTCTTCCCAGGAACAGGAGGTCCCACAGAATGCGGTGTAGGTGAAGGACTTGGCTGCAATGTCAACATAGCCTGGTCTGGTGGCTTAAACCCACCGATGGGGGATGCCGAGTACTTGGCTGCGTTTCGTACTGTTGTAATGCCTATTGCCAAGGACTTTGATCCTGATATAGTCATTGTCTCGGCGGGTTTTGACGCAGCTATAGGTCATGCCGCACCCTTAGGAGGGTACAAAGTTAGCCCTGCGTGCTTTGGAAGAATGACGCAAGAACTGCTAACCTTAGCTGATGGAAAAGTTGTACTGGCTCTCGAGGGAGGCTATGATTTAGCTGCTATATGCGACTCTGCACAGGAATGCGTCAGAGCCCTACTTGGTGATGAACCGACGCCGCTTCGTGAAGAGGAATTGACACGAGCGCCGTGCCAAAACGCTATTGACACATTGCAAAAGACCATAGCAATTCAA ATGTCGCATTGGCCGTGTGTCAAATTGGCCGCACACACGGTGGGGATGAGTGTGATTGAGTCAAGTCAAAAAGAGCGTGACGAAACCGACACAGTTTCCGCAATGGCCTCTCTTTCTATGCAGCAGCCGACCAATCTCAC GACTACACCAGAACATTCCCGCGAGGTCTCCGAAGAACCAATGGAGCAGGATGAAGCTAAGTGA
- the LOC124298213 gene encoding histone deacetylase 4 isoform X11: MQCEVDFRTNRMSSDHPPPPPPPPPLTLPPPPPTTTTTTTTMTIAVEEDVGYRSVEISSAFAHIPQKDMARDTPGAPMSRPRDLASAGTTTTTVTSGAFHAAAPDSAALHGHALQQKILQLWEQQKQLEEQREKREKERLEALRKKDKHDHSAIASTEVKQRLQSFIVNKKQREAAAAANGAVPGTPGYRSWLQPQSESSSTTNASHPYRMPQMLQEKFGDDFPLRKTASEPNLLKLRLKQRVMERNMAAPRNSPLTRRKDRLLSHLKRKSLLANSGSNPESGPNSPPTVNNSQASPTAGSNTPIQEEGENPAYGGPLTSSSQQGSLSDLSLFSSPSMPNISLGRPHVPSSSASATKLAPVSEAEVRAAFTARLGMPLTGQMLPGTLPFYPSLTVIEGEPTYIHKQIQNHEQNRQHQVYHGAPITDTQVAHARLHKAGHRPLGSRTQSAPLPLGHPMLQGGIIAPPNHYEEYLAEKQLHDQQQAHIFLKQQIRQTVLTRVGSRGQSNQLDEAPESEESEVIDLTGKKDLSEESEISKQQREREQFLQQQRDLMMRHTLQVNESPAYAGSRSSHSARPLSRALSSPLVHLGPQGAGGDVFARGSPHRPTTGLAYDPLMLKHACVCGETVRGHPEHGGRLQSVWARLSETALLQRCDRVRSRKATLEEIQTCHSEAHALLFGTNPLNRQKLDMSKLSQLPIKSFVRLPCGGVGVDSDTTWNEFHTAPAARMAVGCVVDLAFKTAMGDIKNGFAVVRPPGHHAETNQAMGFCFFNSVAIATRLLQQKLDTRKILILDWDVHHGNGTQQMFYDDPRVLYMSIHRHDEGNFFPGTGGPTECGVGEGLGCNVNIAWSGGLNPPMGDAEYLAAFRTVVMPIAKDFDPDIVIVSAGFDAAIGHAAPLGGYKVSPACFGRMTQELLTLADGKVVLALEGGYDLAAICDSAQECVRALLGDEPTPLREEELTRAPCQNAIDTLQKTIAIQMSHWPCVKLAAHTVGMSVIESSQKERDETDTVSAMASLSMQQPTNLTTTPEHSREVSEEPMEQDEAK, from the exons ACATGGCCAGGGACACGCCGGGGGCCCCAATGTCGAGGCCTAGGGATCTAGCATCGGCCGGAACTACGACAACCACGGTTACTTCCGGGGCTTTCCACGCGGCTGCTCCTGACTCGGCGGCCCTTCACGGACACGCGCTTCAGCAGAAGATACTTCAG CTTTGGGAGCAGCAAAAACAGCTCGAGGAGCAACGGGAGAAGAGGGAAAAGGAGAGGCTGGAAGCTCTGAGGAAAAAGGACAAGCATGACCATAGCGCCATAGCGTCGACTGAGGTCAAGCAGCGGCTGCAG AGTTTCATCGTGAACAAGAAACAAAGAGAAGCTGCAGCCGCTGCAAATGGCGCAGTTCCAGGCACACCCGGATACAGAAGCTG GTTGCAGCCCCAATCGGAATCGTCGAGCACTACAAACGCTTCGCATCCCTACAGAATGCCGCAAATGTTGCAAGAGAAATTTGGCGATGATTTCCCGTTACGGAAAACAG CCTCGGAGCCAAACCTGCTCAAGCTGCGACTTAAGCAACGTGTCATGGAAAGGAACATGGCTGCGCCAAGAAATTCACCGCTGACCCGGCGTAAGGATCGCCTCCTGTCCCATCTCAAGCGGAAATCCCTCTTAGCAA ATTCTGGTAGCAATCCTGAATCCGGGCCTAATTCACCACCGACAGTAAACAACTCGCAGGCAAGTCCTACCGCAGGCAGCAATACTCCAATACAAGAG GAGGGCGAAAACCCAGCTTACGGTGGTCCGTTGACAAGTAGTAGTCAACAGGGAAGTTTATCGGACCTTTCCTTATTCAGTTCACCGTCCATGCCTAACATATCATTGGGCAGACCTCATGTTCCATCCAGCTCAGCA AGTGCGACAAAATTGGCACCAGTCTCAGAAGCGGAAGTACGGGCAGCGTTCACTGCTCGTCTTGGTATGCCATTGACTGGACAGATGTTGCCTGGTACCTTGCCCTTCTATCCATCGTTGACCGTAATCGAAGGTGAACCCACGTATATTCACAAGCAGATACAAAATCATGAACAAAATCGTCAACATCAGGTTTATCACGGAGCACCTATAACAGATACTCAAGTAGCACACGCAAGACTGCATAAGGCTGGTCACCGGCCTTTAGGTA GTAGGACTCAATCGGCTCCCTTGCCACTTGGGCATCCGATGCTTCAAGGTGGAATAATAGCACCACCAAATCACTATGAAGAGTACCTTGCGGAGAAACAACTTCATGACCAACAACAAgctcatatttttttaaaacagcaGATTCGTCAAACCGTCCTAACCCGAGTTGGATCCAGAGGTCAATCGAACCAGCTTGACGAAGCACCGGAGAGTGAGGAATCCGAAGTTATAGATCTAACTGGCAAGAAAGATTTGTCAGAGGAAagtgaaatttcgaaacaGCAAAGGGAAAGAGAACAGTTTTTACAACAGCAACGAGACTTAATGATGCGCCATACTCTTCAAGTTAATGAATCTCCGGCTTATGCGGGAAGCCGATCCTCACACTCAGCGAGGCCCTTGTCAAGAGCGCTTTCTAGTCCGTTGGTGCATTTAG GGCCTCAGGGTGCTGGGGGAGATGTCTTTGCTCGGGGATCACCACATCGGCCGACTACAGGTCTTGCCTACGACCCGCTGATGCTGAAGCACGCTTGTGTTTGCGGCGAAACAGTCAGGGGTCATCCTGAGCACGGTGGACGATTGCAAAGTGTATGGGCTAGACTTTCAGAAACAGCATTGTTACAACGTTGCGATCGCGTTCGATCGCGCAAGGCCACCCTTGAGGAAATACAAACTTGCCACAGTGAAGCGCATGCGCTTTTATTTG GTACAAATCCGCTGAATAGGCAGAAACTCGATATGTCGAAGCTCTCTCAATTACCAATTAAGAGTTTTGTCCGACTTCCATGCGGCGGTGTAGGAGTTGATTCAGACACAACGTGGAATGAATTTCACACAGCTCCAGCGGCACGTATGGCTGTCGGATGTGTTGTGGACTTAGCATTTAAAACTGCAATGGGCGATATTAAGAATGGTTTCGCAGTTGTCAGACCACCTGGTCATCACGCTGAGACAAATCAGGCTATGGGATTCTGCTTCTTCAATTCCGTAGCCATCGCGACGAGATTACTACAACAAAAGCTTGACACGCGGAAAATATTGATCTTAGATTGG GATGTTCACCACGGAAACGGAACCCAGCAAATGTTCTACGATGACCCTCGTGTTTTGTACATGTCTATTCATAGACACGATGAGGGTAATTTCTTCCCAGGAACAGGAGGTCCCACAGAATGCGGTGTAGGTGAAGGACTTGGCTGCAATGTCAACATAGCCTGGTCTGGTGGCTTAAACCCACCGATGGGGGATGCCGAGTACTTGGCTGCGTTTCGTACTGTTGTAATGCCTATTGCCAAGGACTTTGATCCTGATATAGTCATTGTCTCGGCGGGTTTTGACGCAGCTATAGGTCATGCCGCACCCTTAGGAGGGTACAAAGTTAGCCCTGCGTGCTTTGGAAGAATGACGCAAGAACTGCTAACCTTAGCTGATGGAAAAGTTGTACTGGCTCTCGAGGGAGGCTATGATTTAGCTGCTATATGCGACTCTGCACAGGAATGCGTCAGAGCCCTACTTGGTGATGAACCGACGCCGCTTCGTGAAGAGGAATTGACACGAGCGCCGTGCCAAAACGCTATTGACACATTGCAAAAGACCATAGCAATTCAA ATGTCGCATTGGCCGTGTGTCAAATTGGCCGCACACACGGTGGGGATGAGTGTGATTGAGTCAAGTCAAAAAGAGCGTGACGAAACCGACACAGTTTCCGCAATGGCCTCTCTTTCTATGCAGCAGCCGACCAATCTCAC GACTACACCAGAACATTCCCGCGAGGTCTCCGAAGAACCAATGGAGCAGGATGAAGCTAAGTGA